A window of Aequoribacter fuscus genomic DNA:
CGCTTGGCCTATAGCGTATTGCTCAGCTACGCTTGAAAGAGGTCTCCATTTAAATGGGCCATAAGGGCCCTCACACTGTGTTTTTGGCAATTATCAGTAGGCTAAATCACGCTCTGAATCTCGGGTTACTTTATGGCACTAAGGTGTCCATCATTGCACCAAACAAGTGCAAACTGGGGCGCATGACGCACCAATCAAAAGCAAATACGTCAAAATAATCAATGCATATCAGACACTTATAGCAGATTAAAAAACTTTGGAGTATTCTCGAAAAAAATCGACCACAGAGTTCAAATAATGGCGACATCGTCTTGGCAACCCTACCAGCAAGATGAGCACTACGACGAGTTATTGACCAAAACGGGACGCTCACGCGCTGCCGCCAAGCGGGCAGTCCAGTTCTTGCGTAACTCATCTCATGAAGCTCTATTACAACGCCGAGCCGCGGCAGATCTCACCATCAAAGAAATGGGCGTGAGCTTCACCGTCTATAGCGATGGCGAGAATATCGACCGAGCCTGGCCTTTTGATCTGATACCAAGAATTATCCCAACCTCGACTTGGCAGCACGTGTCAAAAGGCTTGGTTCAGCGCAACAAAGCTCTCAACCGTTTTATCGACGACGTCTATAACCGGCAAAAAATATTAAAAGACGGCGTGGTACCCGCTGAGACCGTGCTCGAGTCGCCTAACTTTAAAAAGCCCTGCGTAGGGTTTTCACCCAAGCATGGAGTGTGGGCGAATATATGTGGGTCCGATCTAATTCGAGACCGCGACGGCCAATTCTATGTGCTAGAAGACAACCTACGCGTACCTTCTGGCGTCTCTTACATGCTCGAGAACCGCGAAGTCACCAAACGCGTGTTACCTGAGCTATTCGAACACTACAGCATCCGCCCGGTAGATGATTACCCAGCCAAACTCTTCCGAATGCTGGCATCGCTCTCCCCTCGATCAAGAGCAAAACCCTGCGTCGTTGTACTGACCCCGGGAATATTCAACTCCGCCTATTTCGAACACGCCTACCTGGCACAGGGCATGGGCGCAGAGTTAGTAGAAGGCGCTGACCTATCTGTCGATGACGATGATTTTGTCTACATGCACACCGTCGAAGGACCCGTTAGGGTTGATGTCATTTACCGACGCATTGACGATGACTTCATGGATCCTGAGGCGTTCCGCGAGGATTCCGCACTTGGCGTAGCGGGTCTAACACGTGCCTGGCGGGCCGGCAAAGTCGCAATCGCTAATGCCCCGGGAAGCGGCGTAGCGGACGACAAAGTGGTCTACGCATTTGTGCCCGAGATGATTCGTTATTACTTAAAAGAGGAGCCGTTACTCGCCAGCGTTCCGACTTACCTTTGTATGCATGAACAAGATCGGGAATACGTGCTGAATAACCTGGAAAAACTGGTGGTGAAACCGGCGAATGAGTCAGGCGGTTACGGTCTTATGGTGGGGCCTCACGCCGATACCAAAACCCACCGAAAGTTCGCGAAGTTAATCGAGGACAATCCGCGGAATTATATCGCCCAGCCCACGCTTTCACTGTCTACCGCCCCAACCTTCGTCGATCATACGATTGAGCCAAGGCACCTCGATTTGCGGCCGTTTATCCTTCAAGGGGCGGATACATGGGTCACCCCAGGAGGTCTCACGCGAGTCGCGATGCGTAAAGGCTCGCTTGTGGTCAACAGCTCGCAAGGCGGCGGAAGTAAAGACACCTGGATTGTGGAGGATACCCCATGATCTTACTGTCCCGCGTCGCTGAGCGCTTGTACTGGCTAGCGCGCTATTTAGAACGCGCTCAAGCCACTGCCAGACTCACCAAGTCCTTTACCCACTTAATCATGGATTTACCCATCGGTCAGTCGCCCGAATGGGACGTGTTAATCGAGACCTTCGACGCCCAAGAAGCCTTCAGCCAGCGGTTTAACGCTAACTCTGAAACGAATGTGATGCGCTACTTATTAGCACTGAATGACTCGACCAACAGCATACCTTTTTCAATTTCATGTGCCCGCGAGAACGTCCGAACCACTCGAGGCGTCCTCAGCGATGACGTTTGGGAGCACGTGAACGAACTGCACTTATACGTTCAAGAATATGCAAGTCAGTCGGTCGCCCGACGCAATCGATACGAATTTTTGGAGGAAGTCATCGCACGCACCCAACTGATTTTCAGTGCGTTTCAGCACTCGCTCAATCGTGACCACGTCCATCGTTTTATCACCATGGGTAGGGTCATTGAGCGCGCGGATATGGCGACGCGCATACTCGACACAGGTGCTAAAGCGATTCATCGTTTAGGGAAAAAAGCCCTCGCGGTTGAATCTTTACTGTGGGGTAACGTGTTAGAGTCTCAACTG
This region includes:
- a CDS encoding circularly permuted type 2 ATP-grasp protein; translated protein: MATSSWQPYQQDEHYDELLTKTGRSRAAAKRAVQFLRNSSHEALLQRRAAADLTIKEMGVSFTVYSDGENIDRAWPFDLIPRIIPTSTWQHVSKGLVQRNKALNRFIDDVYNRQKILKDGVVPAETVLESPNFKKPCVGFSPKHGVWANICGSDLIRDRDGQFYVLEDNLRVPSGVSYMLENREVTKRVLPELFEHYSIRPVDDYPAKLFRMLASLSPRSRAKPCVVVLTPGIFNSAYFEHAYLAQGMGAELVEGADLSVDDDDFVYMHTVEGPVRVDVIYRRIDDDFMDPEAFREDSALGVAGLTRAWRAGKVAIANAPGSGVADDKVVYAFVPEMIRYYLKEEPLLASVPTYLCMHEQDREYVLNNLEKLVVKPANESGGYGLMVGPHADTKTHRKFAKLIEDNPRNYIAQPTLSLSTAPTFVDHTIEPRHLDLRPFILQGADTWVTPGGLTRVAMRKGSLVVNSSQGGGSKDTWIVEDTP
- a CDS encoding alpha-E domain-containing protein, with the protein product MILLSRVAERLYWLARYLERAQATARLTKSFTHLIMDLPIGQSPEWDVLIETFDAQEAFSQRFNANSETNVMRYLLALNDSTNSIPFSISCARENVRTTRGVLSDDVWEHVNELHLYVQEYASQSVARRNRYEFLEEVIARTQLIFSAFQHSLNRDHVHRFITMGRVIERADMATRILDTGAKAIHRLGKKALAVESLLWGNVLESQLALSAYRRSYGPVIDRDTTATFLLQSLKFPNSVAFGLNDMIELLAPLPKAQPALRTVRAVNKELDRFKIASAEVSELHEFIDTLQLRLMEIDAIIQHTWFNMSPE